From Aedes albopictus strain Foshan chromosome 1, AalbF5, whole genome shotgun sequence, one genomic window encodes:
- the LOC134285813 gene encoding FLYWCH-type zinc finger-containing protein 1-like, translated as MSTLSDVSYILNKRGATQLCINGFPFIRSKTTEDYQYWTCREYKALRCTARAVSGRRERRNDPTVKLRGVHNHVILERRDAEENAKDISFTLNKRGATQLCVNGYPYIRSKTTEEFQYWSCSQYKVLRCPARAISSRRRQGNTPTIKLRGTHSHGIILERRKPGESAKLLKLNAMERREMEMLPEKRKRLSSGAPPPPVECVLGGDNPSSSK; from the exons ATGTCTACCCTTTCAGACGTTTCGTACATACTAAACAAACGAGGAGCAACTCAGCTGTGCATCAATGGGTTTCCCTTTATCCGTTCGAAAACAACCGAGGACTACCAGTATTGGACGTGCAGAGAGTACAAAGCTCTACG CTGCACGGCTCGGGCCGTTTCGGGTCGTCGAGAACGGAGGAACGATCCTACCGTCAAGCTACGGGGCGTTCACAATCATGTCATTTTGGAGCGCCGTGATGCAGAAGAAAATGCTAAAG ATATTTCGTTTACCCTTAATAAACGAGGGGCGACTCAATTATGTGTCAATGGATACCCCTACATCCGCTCCAAAACGACCGAGGAATTCCAGTATTGGTCCTGCAGCCAGTACAAAGTTTTACG CTGTCCGGCGCGAGCCATTTCCAGCCGCAGAAGGCAGGGCAATACGCCCACGATCAAGCTTCGGGGCACCCACAGTCACGGGATCATTTTGGAGCGTCGCAAACCAGGCGAAAGTGCCAAATTGCTGAAACTGAACGCCATGGAACGCCGGGAGATGGAAATGTTGCCAGAAAAGCGGAAACGATTGTCATCGGGAGCACCACCTCCACCGGTGGAATGTGTTTTGGGAGGCGATAATCCATCCTCGTCGAAGTGA